From one Humulus lupulus chromosome 8, drHumLupu1.1, whole genome shotgun sequence genomic stretch:
- the LOC133793598 gene encoding L-type lectin-domain containing receptor kinase IX.1-like — protein MIVSIHPCSHLILKTTFLLLLSLTNNTESLKFNFPKFQTKELKDITFQGDASAFNESLRLTKVDGQGFSLPNSVGRASYSKPVQLWDKDTGEVTEFTAGFSFVIKANDTESRFGGGISFFIAPFESDIPANSGGGYLALFSAENANDSSQSNPIVAVEFDSYENPWDPSSNHIGINVNSIISKKNVLWNSSIKDGRVANALVSFNPVTCILGVFLTYNGTPFNSSMNNQLQYRIDMKDVLPEKVRIGFSAATGVSFETHNILSWSFSSGLEIKGKGNTGLWIGLGIGLVVLICGLLVIWFILKRRRAARRMGEEEYDDSIDGEFGETGPKRFNYRELNYATNNFSEEGKLGQGGFGGVYRGLLAESNTEVAVKRISKGSTQGKKEYVSEVKIISRLRHRNLVQLIGWCHTKGEFLLVYEFLPNGSLDNHLFGGKPTLTWAVRYRIAIGLASSLLYLHEEWEQCVVHRDIKSSNLMLDSNFNAKLGDFGLARLADHESGLQTTMLAGTMGYMAPECLSTGKASKESDVYSFGVVALEICCGRKPVIRNAVPSQESLVEWVWDLYGKGQVLEAADMRLSEEFDERQMESLMVTGLWCCHPDPIFRPNIKQVVSVLNFEAPLPTLPSKLPRPMYFAPSFDISSTSNTSSTTTGPLKINFSIHQAIMSQIHQHRQTPQDP, from the coding sequence ATGATAGTTTCCATCCACCCATGTTCACACTTGATTCTTAAGACCACTTTCTTATTGCTTCTGAGCCTGACAAACAATACAGAGTCACTTAAGTTCAACTTCCCTAAGTTTCAAACAAAGGAACTGAAAGATATTACCTTCCAAGGTGATGCTTCTGCTTTTAATGAATCTCTCAGACTCACTAAAGTTGATGGTCAAGGCTTTTCCCTCCCTAATAGTGTTGGCCGGGCCTCGTATTCAAAACCAGTGCAGCTTTGGGATAAAGACACAGGCGAAGTCACAGAATTCACTGCTGGCTTCTCTTTTGTGATCAAAGCAAATGACACTGAGAGCAGGTTTGGGGGTGGAATCTCCTTCTTCATTGCGCCTTTTGAGTCCGACATCCCTGCTAATTCAGGAGGTGGATATCTTGCTCTTTTCAGTGCTGAAAATGCAAATGACTCCAGCCAAAGCAATCCTATTGTTGCAGTTGAGTTTGATAGTTATGAAAATCCATGGGATCCAAGCTCTAATCACATAGGGATCAATGTAAActccattatatcaaaaaaaaatGTGTTGTGGAATAGTAGCATTAAAGATGGAAGAGTAGCAAATGCCTTGGTGAGTTTTAACCCCGTTACTTGTATTTTAGGTGTCTTTCTAACTTATAATGGAACTCCCTTCAACAGTTCAATGAACAACCAGCTTCAATATCGGATAGATATGAAGGATGTCTTACCAGAAAAGGTCCGAATTGGTTTCTCTGCAGCCACTGGGGTCTCATTTGAAACGCATAACATTCTTTCTTGGTCCTTCAGTTCAGGCCTGGAGATTAAAGGAAAAGGCAACACAGGTTTGTGGATTGGTTTAGGCATTGGTCTCGTCGTTTTGATTTGTGGACTGCTAGTGATTTGGTTTATCTTAAAGAGAAGAAGGGCTGCAAGGAGAATGGGAGAGGAGGAATACGACGATTCCATTGATGGTGAATTTGGAGAAACTGGACCTAAGAGGTTTAATTACAGAGAATTAAACTATGCAACAAACAACTTTTCTGAGGAAGGGAAGCTTGGACAGGgaggatttggaggtgtttacaGAGGTCTGTTAGCAGAATCTAATACAGAAGTGGCGGTTAAGAGGATATCTAAAGGATCAACGCAGGGAAAAAAGGAGTATGTTTCTGAGGTGAAAATCATTAGTCGTTTGAGACACAGAAATTTGGTTCAACTCATTGGTTGGTGCCACACGAAAGGTGAGTTCCTTCTTGTCTATGAATTTTTGCCCAATGGTAGCCTCGATAACCATCTCTTTGGAGGGAAACCAACACTAACATGGGCAGTAAGATATAGAATAGCTATTGGCTTAGCTTCGTCCTTGTTGTACCTTCATGAAGAATGGGAACAATGTGTTGTGCATAGAGATATCAAGTCAAGCAATTTAATGTTAGATTCAAACTTCAATGCCAAGCTAGGAGATTTTGGCCTCGCCCGGCTTGCAGACCATGAGTCAGGTTTACAAACAACAATGTTAGCAGGCACCATGGGTTACATGGCCCCGGAATGCCTCTCTACTGGGAAGGCTAGTAAAGAATCTGATGTCTATAGCTTTGGAGTGGTTGCCCTTGAAATCTGCTGTGGAAGAAAACCAGTTATAAGAAATGCAGTACCAAGCCAAGAAAGCCTTGTGGAGTGGGTGTGGGACTTGTATGGAAAAGGGCAAGTCCTTGAAGCAGCTGACATGAGATTAAGTGAGGAATTTGATGAGAGGCAGATGGAGAGCTTGATGGTAACTGGGTTATGGTGTTGCCATCCAGATCCCATATTCAGGCCTAATATCAAACAAGTGGTGAGCGTTCtaaattttgaagctccattgCCTACCCTGCCATCCAAGTTGCCAAGGCCAATGTATTTTGCTCCTTCATTCGATATCAGCTCCACCTCTAATACATCATCTACCACTACAGGTCCACTCAAGATCAATTTCAGTATTCATCAAGCAATTATGTCTCAGATTCATCAACATCGCCAGACCCCTCAAGACCCTTGA